The genomic DNA GGAAGAAGTCGTCAAATTTTCCCTTATGCCCCCATGGCAGCAAGGGGATGGAGCGTTGTCGGATAAGGAGGAGCGTTGGAAACCTTGGTTGCCTTTTGTGAAGACAGAGCGGCTTGTGGAAGAGAGGTCGGGACAATTAGAATTGAAAAAGGGGATGGAAAAAACCTTCATTATTCCGTTATTGAAAACGAAAATATTGTCGGAACCTTCCAGAAAAGTCATCATTAAAGATGAGAAAATTTTGCACGTCACATTCGATAATGATAAAGTAAATGGGACTGTATTGTTTCTGCTGAATGATGATATTGCTGTAAAAAGACCGATATCCCAAGGAGACGAAGCCAATTGGACGAACAACTGATTCACTTGCATGTCGAAGATCCGAATGAAGCTGTTATGCTTCTAGGGATTTCCGACCAGAACATGAAGTTGATTGAAGAGAATTTACAAGTTTCGATTATGACAAGAGGCGAAACCATTTCCCTCAATGGAGATGCGACGCAGATTGCATCCGCAAAAGTGTTGCTAGAGCAACTTTTAAAAGTAATCCGTAAAGGGATTAACATTAACCAACGTGATGTATTGACTGCCATTGAAATGGTGAAAAGTGGTACAATTGAATACTATTCTGAACTGTACGATGAAGAAATTGCACGCAATATGAAAGGGAAGGCTATCCGCGCCAAAACCATCGGACAACGTGAATATGTTCAAGCAATTCGCAGAAGGGATCTTGTGTTTTGTATTGGCCCTGCCGGTACGGGAAAAACCTATTTAGCCGTTGTGCTTGCGGTGCAAGCGATGAAAACGGGTTCTGCTAAAAAAATTGTTTTAACACGCCCAGCAGTGGAAGCAGGCGAGAGCCTTGGTTTTCTTCCAGGGGACTTGAAAGAGAAAGTAGATCCGTACTTGCGCCCACTATATGATGCGCTACATGATGTTTTAGGAACGGAGCATACAGATCGGCTCATCGAAAGAGGCGTTATTGAAGTGGCACCACTTGCCTATATGAGGGGCCGGACACTCGATGATGCTTTTGTTATTCTTGATGAAGCACAAAATACAACAAAAGCGCAGATGAAAATGTTTTTGACGCGTCTCGGATTTGGTTCAAAAATGGTCATTACTGGAGACAAGACCCAGATTGATTTACCAAAAGGGACGGAATCGGGCCTCATTACGGCAGAAAAAGTTTTGCATCAAGTAACAGATATCCATTTCCAATACTTAGAGCAGGGCGATGTCGTTCGTCATCCAATCGTTGCAAAAATAATTGAAGCCTACGAAAAGGAGCAGTCATCCTAAGTGACTGCTTTTTTAACAGGTAGGCGTAAGTTTTCGACTTACGCCCCGTGCTATTCTTATTGTCTAGGCTCTGGGCGCCAGCCACTCAGGTCATAAGTTTTTTCGGCTGTGAGGCAAAGAACGCTTCTTCGTCAAATCATCTTATGCCTGTCGCGTCTAAGCGGGCGTCCTGCGCTTATCTTAACAACCTAATCAGTAGATAAAGAGAGAGACTGGGGGAAGATTTCGATGTTCCAACCAATCATTAAACTTGTAAAATCATTGAAATTTAACTATTTTTCGATATTTTTTATTGGGTTATCTGTATTGTTTCTTTTTACATTCATGTACGGCAGTGTGAAAAAAGAAACGTATGATGTGAAGTCTTTTCAAATTTCACAGGATACCATTCGTTCATTAAAAACGGTTGAAGATACAGTCAAGACGGAACAAGATCGACAGCGTGCTGCTCAAGAAATCGAGCCGGTCTATTTATTTTCGGAGGACGTGGCAAAAAATCGACAAGCCATTGCGACATCGCTGTTTGACATTATCGTGGGTGTGAAAAGTTCAAGCGTGTCAGATTCAGCAAGTAAAGATGAAAAAGCAGCACCAACGAAAGAACAAGTTGCAGAAATCCGCAAGCAATTTGCCAGTTTGGAAAAAGAAGAGCCTAGCTTGCGACTGACAGATGATGCGATTGTTGCGTTGTTAGCGCAGGATATAGATGTTTTACTGAAAATGGAACATGCGCTTGTGACAATTATTGGAGAAGAATTGGCGAAACCGATTAGAACTACAGATTTATCGACTGTTCGGTATGAAGTTGAACAAAAACTTCGTCTGTCGGATGCGATACCATCAACTTCTTTACAAACATTAATTGTACTGAGCCGTTCGCTAGTCGTAGAAACTGAAACGGTCAATGAGGAACTAACACAGAAACGAGTAGAACAGGCAAAGGAAGCGGTTGAACCGACACGTATTTTACAGGGACAAGTAATCGTTCGGGAAGGGCAAGTCATTGACGGAGAAATTTACCGACAATTAGAGTTGGTTGGATTGTTAACGAACCAATCGACTGTCAAACCAATGGCAGGTCTCACCTTATTTGTTTTATTTATTGGAGCGTTATTGTATTTGCATTTCTTTACATGGAATGACAATGAGACTGTGAAGAAAAAGTCCTTGCTTATTGTTTTAACTGTTTTTTTCTTACTCATTATTATGATGAAGCTCATATCCCTCATCGAAAAGGATTTTGACGTCCTGTTAGCGTTCTTATTCCCGACTGCGCTTGCGCCAATGTTAATTAAGCTGTTGACGAATGAGCGGTTGGCGATTTTGGGGACCTTTATGACGGCGGCTACATCCGGAATCATTTTGCATGAAGGCTATGCGGCGATTATTCAGATGGAAGTTGCATTGTACATACTTTTTGGCGGTATTATTAGCTTGTATTTACTTGGAAATAGCGGCCGACGCTCAAGTATTTTACGGACAAGCATAGGTGTGTCTGTCTCTAACATATTATTTATTGGGTTTTATTTACTGATGACACAGTCATCATATGAGTTGCCTGAACTTACTTTTTACTTAATAGCGGCGATTACTTCAGGGATTTTGTCAGGAGCATTGACAATCGGGCTAATGCCGTTTTTCGAGTCCGTCTTTGGATTGTTATCAGATATGCGTCTAATTGAATTATCGAACCCAAATCACCCGTTATTGAAAAAAGTATTGATAGAAACACCTGGCACATATCATCATAGTGTGATGGTAGCCAATTTGTCGGATGCGGCTTGTGAAGCTATCGGTGCAAATGGGCTTCTTGCGAGAGTTGGGAGTTATTACCATGATATTGGGAAAACGATGCGGCCGAATTACTTTATAGAAAATCAATTGGCCGGACAAAATCCACACGATGCATTACCGCCAGAGAAAAGTTGTGATATTATTATTTCGCATGCTGAAGATGGCGCTAAATTACTTGCGAAGCATAAGATGCCCGCAGAAATTGTAGATATTGCGAGGCAACATCATGGGACAAGTTTGTTGAAGTTTTTCTATGTAAAGGCGAAGGAAGCAGGACAAGATGTTACAGACGAAGATTATCGCTACAAAGGTCCGAAGCCTCAAACGAAAGAAATTGCGATTATTTCAATTGCAGATAGCGTAGAAGCGGCAGTCCGTTCAATGAAAGAACCAACCCCGCAAAAAATTGCTGGACTTGTTAGGGCGATTATTAATGATCGATTGAATGACGGGCAATTTGACCAGTGTGATTTGTCAATGAAAGAGCTGAAAAAAGTAGAAACAGTCATTTGTGAAACATTAAACGGGATATTCCATAATCGTATCGAATATCCGAAATAAAAAAGAAAGGCGCTGGTAACTATGATGGAATTTTATTTTGATGATCGAACGGACTCCGTAGACGACGGCATCCATGAGCTTGTGCGCAATTTGCTGAATCATGCAGCGGCAGAAGAAGGGCTGACAGCGGAAACGGAAATTTCGATTACTTTTATGACCGATGAAGACATTCGAGAAGTCAATGCGGAGTATAGAGGGAAGGATTCTGCGACAGATGTGATTTCATTTGCGCTGGAAGAGGTAACGGAAGAGGAAGTTTTAATCGTTGCAGAAGAAGGCATGCCGGTCGTTCTTGGAGACATTATTATCTCTGTAGAAACGGCTAAAAGGCAGGCGGAAGAGTACGGCCATGACTATACGCGGGAAGTAGGTTTTTTAGCACTTCATGGCTTCCTTCATTTACTGGGCTATGACCATATGACGGAAGAAGATGAATTAAAGATGTTCGGTAGGCAGAAGGACATTCTTGCTTCGTTTGGACTGGAGAGGTAAAACGAAGATGCAGAAATTTTTCAAAGCGTTCGTTTATGCTGGAAACGGGATACTTCATGGTATCATAGCAGAGCGGAATGTGAAATTTCATGTGCTAGCGGCAATCATCACCTTTGGAGCCGGTTGGATAACAGGCTTATCGCGGGTGGAGTGGTTTGTGGTTCTGATTTTAATCGGTGGTATGTTGGCGCTTGAATTGATGAATTCAGCAGTCGAGCGTGTTGTGGATCTTGTTACGCAAGAGCGTCATCCACTTGCCAAACAGGCCAAGGATTTGGCTTCGGGTGCTGTGCTGATTTTTGCGGTTGTCAGTGCTGTTATCGGGCTAATGATTTTTCTCCCGAAATGGTTGTAACTGAAATTAGTGGGGCAGGGTAGCGTAATCGATTAAGAAAAGAGGTTGTGATATGGATATGAAAAAATTGCTTGATGAATCGAAAATAGCGCGTGAGAAAGCGTATGTACCTTATTCGAAATTCCCGGTAGGCGCGGCACTCTTAGCAGAAGATGGAACTGTTTATCACGGTTGTAACATTGAGAATTCATCATACAGTATGACCAATTGTGCGGAGCGTACAGCATTTTTTAAAGCTGTTTCAGAAGGTGTTCATACGTTTAAGGCGCTTGCGGTAGTTGGAGATACGGAAGGGCCGATTTCACCATGTGGTGCATGTCGGCAAGTGATAGCGGAGTTTTGTGATGGTGCGATGCCGGTATATTTAACAAATTTAAAAGGAGACGTCCTCGAAACAACGGTAGCAGCATTGTTGCCAGGTGCGTTTTCACAGGAGGATCTTTCTTATGCAGCAAAACAATAAATCATTCAAATCAGGTTTTATCTCGATTATTGGTCGTCCCAATGTTGGGAAATCGACATTTTTAAATCGGGTTGTAGGGCAAAAAATCGCGATTATGAGCGATAAGCCACAGACAACACGCAACAAAGTACAAGGGGTTGTCACAACAGATGACTCGCAATTTGTTTTTATAGATACGCCGGGAATTCATAAGCCAAAGCATAAGCTTGGTGACTTTATGGTAAGGACGGCACGTAATACGTTGAAGGAAGTTGACGTCATTATGTTTATGGTCAATGCGGATGAAGCGATTGGCCGTGGAGATCGTTTTATTATTGAGATGCTTGAAAGTACGAAGACACCTGTATTTTTGATCATCAATAAAATCGATTTGGTTCACCCAGATGATTTGTTAAAAATTATTACGACATATACTGCTGAATATGATTTTGCGGAAATTGTTCCGATTTCTGCGATGAACGGTAACAATGTAGAGCGCCTTATTGAAACATTGACGAAATATTTACCAGAAGGTCCGAAATACTATCCAGACGATCAAGTGACGGACCATCCAGAACGTTTCATTATCTCTGAATTGATTCGTGAAAAGGTACTGCATTTGACGCGGGAAGAAATTCCTCATTCTGTGGCGGTTGTTATTGAGAAGATTGAACGCGAAGAGACACGCGAAATGGTCAATGTTATGGCAACGATTGTCGTCGACCGTGATTCACAGAAAGGCATTGTCATCGGGAAGAAAGGAGCATTGCTGAAGGAGATTGGCACGAAGGCGCGTCATGATATTGAAATGTTACTTGGTTCGAAAGTGTTTCTTGAGCTTTGGGTGAAAGTACAAAAAGATTGGCGCAACAAGCCGGGACAACTGAAGGAATTTGGTTTTAGGGAAGACGAATATTAAGAAAAAAGGAACGTTATTAGCTACGTAATCCACATTATGTGGGCCTGGAGGTGATTGCCTTGCTGAACAAATGGGAAGGAATCATTCTAAGAAGTATTCCATATGGCGAGTCGAACAAAATTGTTACACTTTATACAAAAGAAGCTGGAAAGTTAACCGCAATGGCAAGGGGAGCTAAAAAACCAGCGAGTCGCTTAGCCGCGATTACGCAGCCATTTACACATGGCTCATTCCTTATTCGAACGGGAAGAGGGATGGGGAGCTTGGAACAAGGCGAGCCTATTGATTCGATGCGTCACATTCGTGAAGATCTCGAGGCGACTGCTTATGCGAGTTATGTTGTTGAACTGATCGATCGATTGACAGAGGATAATGAGCGATCTCAAGGTGTTTACGGTCTATTGCATGAGGCGCTTCATGCCATTAATGAGCAATATGATCCTGAAGCGATTGCGCTGTTTGTAGAGTGGAAGATGCTACCGATTGCTGGGATTCATCCTGTGCTGCATCAGTGTGCGAATTGTGGTGCGACAGAAGGAGAGTTTGCTTTTTCTTTTCAAGCAATCGGCTTTCTTTGCCATCGATGTTTTCATGTAGATCGCTATTTAATTCGCATATCACCGACGCAACTGAAGCTGATCCGGACATTTTATACGGTTCCGATTAGTCGAGTGGGCAACCTATCGCTGAAAAAGACGACAAAGCAATTTATGAAAAAGCTGGTTCGGACGATTTACGATGAACAGGTTGGTGTTCGATTAAAATCAAGAGCATTTCTTGATCAGTTAGAAGCGACACCTGAACTATTACCGAGAAAAGAAAAATCGGAGGAAGAAGGCGAATAATGCCTTATTTCTCCGTTTTTTTTTGTCTAAGTGCTAAAACTATATAAATTGAAATAAAGAATCTCACTAACACCGCTCGGCGCTTGCGGATGCCTCCATAAGCCAGTCAGAAAACCACTGCCAGTCTTATGGCTTCGGTGACTGCTTGTAAGGCGCCTTCGCTGGATAGTAGATGAAAATCATAAGTTTAGCCTATATAAAAAGAACCTAAACAATTTGCACTGTCTAGGTTCTTTTCTTGATTAAAATTCAAGGTGTTTTGCAATGTATGCTTTTACTTCTTCAATCGGCATACGTACTTGCTCCATTGAGTCGCGGTGACGAACTGTTACTTGACGATCTTCTTCAGAATCAAAGTCATACGTAATGCAGAATGGTGTTCCGATTTCATCTTGACGGCGGTAGCGTCTACCGATAGATTGAGAATCATCGTATTGCACATTGAAATGTTTCGCTAGTTCTGCGTAAACAGATTCTGCACCATCAGCTAGTTTCTTTGATAATGGCAGAACTGCTGCTTTGACAGGTGCAAGAGCAGGGTGGAAGCGAAGTACAGTACGTTTATCATCGCCTTCAAGCTCTTCTTCATCGTATGCATCACATAGGAACGCAAGTGTTACACGATCCGCCCCAAGAGATGGCTCGATGCAATATGGCACGAATTTTTCATTTGTTACAGGGTCTTGGTAGTGGAAGTCTTCGCCTGAATGCTCCATATGGCGCTTTAAGTCAAAGTCTGTACGGTTCGCAATACCCCATAGCTCGCCCCAACCGAATGGGAATTTGTATTCGATGTCAACAGTCCCTTTAGAGTAGTGGGAAAGTTCGTCTTCATTATGCTCACGTAGGCGCATATTGTCTTCCGTCATGCTGAGATTCAACAAGAATTGTTTTGAATAATCGCGCCAGTATTCATACCATTTCATATCTTCGCCAGGCTTACAGAAGAATTCAAGCTCCATTTGTTCGAATTCACGTGTACGGAATGTGAAGTTACCTGGTGTAATTTCGTTACGGAAACTTTTACCGATTTGTGCAATACCGAAAGGCATTTTCTTTCTCATTGAACGTTGGACATTTTTAAAGTTGACGAAGATTCCTTGAGCTGTTTCAGGACGAAGGAAAATTTCGTTTGCTGACGAATCCGTCACACCTTGTGATGTTTTAAACATTAAGTTGAACTGACGGATTTCCGTATAGTCCATTGCGCCACAAGTTGGGCAAATGACATTATGTTCTTGAACAAGGTCGGACATTTTGTCGAAAGACAGACCATCAACGACCATTTCAATGCCTTTTGCATCTAATGCATCTTCAATCAGTTTGTCTGCACGATGGCGTGTTTTACATTTTTTACAGTCGATCATTGGATCATTGAAGTTTCCGATATGGCCGGAAGCTGCCCATACTTTTGGATTCATCAGAATGGCTGCATCGAGTCCAACGTTATACGGTGACTCCTGAATGAATTTCTGCCACCAAGCTTTTTTTACATTGTTTTTCAGCTCGATACCAAGTGGACCATAATCCCATGTATTTGCAAGGCCACCATAAATTTCAGAGCCTGGGAAAACGAAACCTCTTTGTTTTGCTAAGTTAACGATTTGTTCCATTGACAACTTTGACATAATAAATCCCTCCAATTATTTAAATATGCCGAGGCTTAGGTTTGCTTATGCCGAACCAAATTAAAAAGCACCCATCCCCGGACATAATGTCCGGGGACGAGTGCATGATAACCCGCGGTTCCACCCCGATTGACTGCCTAGACAGTCCTCTTTATTAAATCATTGGCTCCAGGTTGCCGTTTCATGTCGGTACGGGCTCTCACCATCCCCGTTCGCTTCGTTTTGACACTACTTATCGACCTATCTCCGCCTATTCAATTCTTTTTTAGTCTATCACGGTTCCGCTTTCTTCGCAATAGTTGGCGTCTTCGTATATAATAATCGAGGATAAAGAATTGAACGATTAGGGCGGTGACACATATGGAACTGAATAAGCGCCAGACGGAGATCCTTGCAATCGTCAAAGCTGATGGGCCAATTACTGGCGAACAAATTGCAGAACGACTTACGCTAGCGAGGGCTACAATCCGTCCAGATTTAGCCATATTGACGATGGCAGGCTATTTGGATGCGAGACCTCGTGTTGGCTATTTCTATTCTGGAAAGAAACCAGTCCAATCGGTTGCTGACAGTATGATCGGTATGAAAGTACGTGATTTTCAGTCAATCCCGGTCGTAGTAGCAGAAAACATCTCGGTCTATGACGCGATTTGCCAGATGTTCTTAGAAGACGTTGGCACGCTGTTTGTCGTGGATAGTTCTTCGCTTCTTACAGGGGTCCTTTCAAGAAAAGATTTATTGCGAACAAGCTTGGGGAATAAAGATTTAGAGAAAATTCCTGTGCATGTGATTATGACGCGAATGCCAAATATTACGTATTGTAACAAGCAGGATACGTTATTGTTTGTGGCGAAGAAAATGATAGACCAGCAGATTGATTCCTTGCCTGTCGTTGTGGACAAAGGGAAAGGCCTGGAAGTCATTGGAAGGATAACGAAAACGAATATTACCGCAGCCTTTCTGTCACTTGCGGATGACCATGAATTATGAGGGGGATTCAATGATAAAGTTAACATTGTTCATCGTTTCCGACTCTGTTGGAGAAACGGCCGACTTGGTTGCGAAGGCGGCTGCAAGTCAGTTCAAGCAAGGGCTTGAGACCGTTTCATTGAAACGATTTTCACATATTGAAGAAGAATCACAATTAGGTGAAATTGCATTTTTGGCAAAACAACAACATGCTGTTATTATTTACACACTTGTTAAAAGCAATATGCGTAAGAAGCTCAAAGAGGAGTGTCTAGCTAAAGGTGTGGATTGTATTGATTTGCTAGGCCCGGTCGTTGAGAAAATTGGCGTAGAGCTCGACGAACAGCCATTGGAAGAGCCTGGACTTGTACGACAATTGGATGAGGATTATTTCAGAAAAATTGAAGCGATTGAATTTGCGGTTAAATATGACGATGGTAGAGATCCACGTGGAATTTTGAAGGCAGATATTGTTCTTGTCGGTGTTTCTCGCACTTCAAAAACCCCATTATCGCAGTACCTCGCACATAAACGTTATAAAGTAGCGAATGTACCGCTTGTACCTGAAGTCGATCCGCCAGAAGAGTTATTTCATATTAATCCCGAGAAATGCTTTGGATTGATTATTTCACCGGAGAAATTGAACTCGATTCGCAAAGAACGGCTCATTGCACTCGGCTTAAAGGATGATGCGAATTATGCCCGCGTCGAACGCATTACGAATGAAATACAGCATTTTGAAAATGTTGTGAAAAAAATTGGTTGTCCAGTTATTGATGTGACGAATCGTGCTGTGGAAGAAACTGCAAATGTTATTTTAAACGAAATTACAAATCGCAATCGAAACCGTTAAGTAGCATAAATATTCACATGTGACATGGACGTATAATGTGAGAGGAGGACCGCCCATTGAATAGGGGTGGTTCTTCTTTTGCGGATGATGTAAAATAGTTTTTTGGAATACCGGTGTGAATTAAGAGAAAAAATCTTTGTACTAGTGTAATATAAAAGTTTCGAAGTATAATCGAAAATATTTTGTCGAATACAAAGGGTTTTTGAATAATTTCTCGAAATCAAGTAGATAGGGTGGAAAATGGTGATACGATGACGAGAATACCAGAGGAAACAATCGAAGCAGTTCGTTCACAAACGGATATTGTCGATTTAATCGGCGAATACGTGCAACTGACGAAAAGAGGTAAAAACTGGTTCGGACTCTGCCCATTCCATGGCGAAAGTACCCCATCTTTTTCAGTCTCAGAGGACAAGCAATTATTCCATTGTTTTGGATGTAGTGCTAGTGGTAATGCCATCACTTTTGTAATGGATATTGAGAATAGTCCGTTTACGGAGGCGGTTGTGAAGCTTGCAGAGCGAACTGGGATTGAAATAGATGTAACTGTAAGTGAAGGGGCTGGAGCGAAACCACACAATGAGTATAAGCAAATGATTGAAGCACATGCCCTAGCCGCTAATTTTTACAGTCATTTACTTTTAAACACTGTGGAAGGTGAAGAAGCACTACAATATCTTGAAAAAAGAGGGTTTACGCGAGAGAGTATCGAAAAATATGGAATTGGGTGGTCGCTCAATGAGCGAGATGCACTAGCCAATTTACTGAAACGAAAAAGTTTCGACATGAGAGAAATGGAACGTGCTGGGCTTTGTATCATGAAAGATGATGGAACAGGCTATTTCGATCGATTCCGTGGACGTATTATGTTTCCCCTTCATGACGATAATGGCAACGTCGTAGCATTTTCAGGACGCATTCTTGTAGCGATGAATCAGGAGGCCAAATACCTCAATAGTCCTGAAACCCCGATCTTTGAAAAAAGTCGAATATTATATAATATGCATAATGCACGTCTTAACGTCCGAAAATCGGGTAAAGTAATACTGTTTGAAGGTTTTATGGATACGATAGCAGCTGATCGAGCCGGTGTGTCGAATGGTGTCGCCGTAATGGGGACATCCTTATCAGATGCACATCTTATAAAGTTAAAACGCATGGCTAAAAACATGATTATTTGCTGTGATGGCGATGATGCAGGATGGGAAGCAGCAAAACGTTTTGCAATTATGGCCGCAAAAAAAGAAATGGATGTTGAAATAGCGCTTTTACCAGGGCGTATGGATCCAGATGACTACATTAGTGAATATGGTGGAGATGCTTTCCGAGAGAAAATTATCGACAACCCACATTCGTATATGTCTTTCATCATGGCTTATGCTAAACGATCTAAGAATTTATCCTATGAAAATGATGTATTGCAATACATTCATGAGGTGTTAGAAGAATTAGCATTGCGTACATCTCCAGTTGAAAGGGATTTATACATTCGCCAACTTTCGACAGAAACAGGCATTTCAGACGAAGCTATTCATCAACAATTTATGAAAATGGCGGGGCAACGCGCAAAACAAGCGAAAGCTGAGCCGTTACAAGAACGTCCAGTTCAAACAGCGGTCATGATTCCTGACAAGAAGAGAACGGGGACAGAGCGGGCGGAGCGTTTGCTGCTCTGCCACTTGATGAACGATGGCGCTTTGTTTGATCGAATTCGGGAGAACAAGCACGAATTGTTTATCCGGGATGACTATGCTGCGTTATTTGTGCGGTTGGCGGGGTTTTATGAACAATTTGGAACTCCGGATTTTCATCGGTTCGCCGAGTCATTGGAGGACCGTGAATTACGGAAAATTGTTTTGGAAGCCGCCATGGTTGAGAGAGACCCGGAACATGCAGAACAAGAAATTGAGGATTGCATTCATTATTTAGAAAAATATCGAATAACGATGACAATTCAAGAGAAAATGCACGAATCGAAAGTAGCAGAAAAGAGCAATGATCATACCCGGGCGCTGGAGCTGGCCAGGGAAATTATACAGCTCCGGAAATCATTGTCGGCATTGTAGCCGTATTCCGGTGTACGAAGGAGGAACGGGTAAGATGAGTAAAAAAGAACTATCTGGAGAATTGGAAAACGAGATGACAATAGAAGAGGCAAAAGCGAATTTATTAGAAGCAGGGAAGAAGTCAGGTGAACTGACGCTGGACGAGGTGACAGAAAAATTATCCGCATACGAGATGGAGCCGGATCAATTTGAAGAATTCCTTGACCAAATTGAAGCACAAGGGATTGAAATGGATCGTAAAGCAGAGGACGAGCCTAGCGAAAGCGGAGCAAAAGGAGCTGCTGAAGATTCACAATTCGATTTGAATGATCTAAGCGTGCCACCAGGTGTTAAAATCAATGACCCGGTACGTATGTATTTGAAAGAAATCGGTCGGGTAGACCTCCTTACAGGGGAGGAAGAAGTCAAGCTCGCGATTCGTATTATAGAAGGCGATGAAGAGGCGAAAAAGCGACTTGCGGAAGCAAACCTTCGTCTCGTTGTTAGTATTGCTAAACGCTACGTAGGTCGTGGTATGTTGTTCTTGGATTTAATTCAGGAAGGGAATATGGGGCTTATTAAAGCGG from Sporosarcina sp. FSL K6-1522 includes the following:
- a CDS encoding pyruvate, water dikinase regulatory protein, which translates into the protein MIKLTLFIVSDSVGETADLVAKAAASQFKQGLETVSLKRFSHIEEESQLGEIAFLAKQQHAVIIYTLVKSNMRKKLKEECLAKGVDCIDLLGPVVEKIGVELDEQPLEEPGLVRQLDEDYFRKIEAIEFAVKYDDGRDPRGILKADIVLVGVSRTSKTPLSQYLAHKRYKVANVPLVPEVDPPEELFHINPEKCFGLIISPEKLNSIRKERLIALGLKDDANYARVERITNEIQHFENVVKKIGCPVIDVTNRAVEETANVILNEITNRNRNR
- the dnaG gene encoding DNA primase, whose protein sequence is MTRIPEETIEAVRSQTDIVDLIGEYVQLTKRGKNWFGLCPFHGESTPSFSVSEDKQLFHCFGCSASGNAITFVMDIENSPFTEAVVKLAERTGIEIDVTVSEGAGAKPHNEYKQMIEAHALAANFYSHLLLNTVEGEEALQYLEKRGFTRESIEKYGIGWSLNERDALANLLKRKSFDMREMERAGLCIMKDDGTGYFDRFRGRIMFPLHDDNGNVVAFSGRILVAMNQEAKYLNSPETPIFEKSRILYNMHNARLNVRKSGKVILFEGFMDTIAADRAGVSNGVAVMGTSLSDAHLIKLKRMAKNMIICCDGDDAGWEAAKRFAIMAAKKEMDVEIALLPGRMDPDDYISEYGGDAFREKIIDNPHSYMSFIMAYAKRSKNLSYENDVLQYIHEVLEELALRTSPVERDLYIRQLSTETGISDEAIHQQFMKMAGQRAKQAKAEPLQERPVQTAVMIPDKKRTGTERAERLLLCHLMNDGALFDRIRENKHELFIRDDYAALFVRLAGFYEQFGTPDFHRFAESLEDRELRKIVLEAAMVERDPEHAEQEIEDCIHYLEKYRITMTIQEKMHESKVAEKSNDHTRALELAREIIQLRKSLSAL